Sequence from the Pyrobaculum neutrophilum V24Sta genome:
ACTGCCCCATCGCCGTTTCGGAGAAGTGGGCCACAGCCGGCCACATAAGGATCGGGCTAAACGGGGCGGCGCCCCGCCTAAGGGACAGGTGCCTCGTCTGCGAATATAGACACGTCTGCGGCGGCCGATGCCTCTACACCCAATACGAGGACTACTGGGGCGAGGAGGGCTTCGACGCCGTCTGCCAAGTCACCAAGAGGACTATAAAGATCCTCGAGGAGGAGGCCCCCAGGCTTAGGAAGCTCATAGACGCGGGCGTGTTAGACCCGAGACGGCTCGACTACGACCCCCTCCTCGACTCCACAGAGGTGATCCCGTAATCCCTAATACGGCTGTAATACCAAGCGACAGTTAATTCCCCCATGCACTCTGCTACATGCCCTGCAAGAAGAAGAAGGCCGAGGCCAAGAACGAGGCCAAGTAGCCCCCTCCGGAAAACCCCCCTTTTCCCCTACACGGCGGCCCGCGTTTTAGCCCGCGCTGCCGGGCTTCTCGCGGGCGCTGGAAAAATTTATTATGGAGATGCGATTTCCCTCTGATGATCGGGGAAGTGTACGCACACCTGGAGAAGATCAGGGACTTCTTCTACGGCCTTGCCGAGGTGAGAGATAGGCTTAGGGAGTCGGGGGTTACCTGGCCCAAGCCTCTCCCCGAGGCCGAGGTGGGGACCGTAAGAGTTAAGATAGGCCTCCCGGCGATGCTCAGGCGGGGGGTCATCATGGACGTCACCAGCGTGGAGCAGGCGCAGATAGCTGAGGAAGCGGGCGCCGTGGGCGTCATGGTGTTGGATAAGCTTCCCTACGACGTTAGAAAGGCCGGGGGCGTCGCAAGGATGGCGGACGTGAAGGTGATAGAGGAGGTCATGAGCCACATCACCATCCCCGTCTCGGCTAAGGTGAGGATCGGCCACTACTACGAGGCCGTGATCCTACAGGAGATCGGGGTGGACCTCATAGACGAGTCCGAGGTCCTCACGCCTGTGGACGAACAACACCACATAAACAAGTGGGCCTTCGCGGTGCCCTTCGTCAACGGGTGCCGCGAGCTGTGCGAGGCGCTGAGGAGGATCTCCGAGGGAGCCTCGATGATTAGATCCAAGGGCGAGGCGGGTACTGGCAACGTAAGCGAGGCCGTGAAACACTTCAAGGCCCTATATGGGGCGATAGAGGAGCTGTCGGCCGCGCTGAGGACGGGGGACGAGGAGAGGATAAGGGACTACGCCAGGAGGTGCCAAGCCCCCATAGAGCTGGCCGCGCTTACGGCTAGGCTGGGCAGGCTCCCCGTGGTGACCTTCGCCGCCGGCGGCATAGCGACGCCGGCAGACGCGGCCTTGATGATGTGGCTGGGGGCAGACGGCATATTCGTCGGCAGCGGCATATTCAAGAGCCAGGACCCCAGGGAGAGGGCGGAGGCCATCGTGCTGGCGGCGGCCTACTGGGACGACCCGGAGAAGGTGGTGGAGGCCCAGAGGATGGTCAGCGAGAAAAGCGCCATGATGGGCATAGACGTCAAAACGCTGAAGCCCGAGGAGCTGCTCCAGACCAGGGGGGTATGAAGGCCGGCGTCCTAGCACTCCAGGGCGATGTAGAGGAGCACATACAGGCGTTCAGGAAGGCGGCCCAGGAGCTGGGCAGATCTGTCGAGGTAGTTCAGGTGAAGAGGCCTCAGGACCTCCGGGAAATCGCGGTCTTAGCCATACCCGGCGGCGAGTCGACGACAATCGGGGCCCTCGCCAGGCGGACCGGCCTCCTAGACGCCCTAAGAGACGCCATCAAGGGGGGCCTCCCGACGCTGGGCACCTGCGCCGGCGCCATCTTCCTAGCCAAGGAGGTGAGAGACTCCGTGGTGGGCGAAACAAAGCAGCCGATCCTCGGGCTTATGGACATAGCTGTTGTGAGAAACGCCTTCGGCCGCCAGAGGGAGTCCTTCGAGGTTGACCTACGGGAGGAGGGCATCGGCGCTTTGAAGGCCGTCTTCATCAGAGCCCCGGCTTTCACAAAGGCGTGGGGAAGCGCAAGGCTCGCCGCGCCCCTTAAACACCCAGAGCTGGGACAGATATACGCCG
This genomic interval carries:
- the pdxS gene encoding pyridoxal 5'-phosphate synthase lyase subunit PdxS; protein product: MIGEVYAHLEKIRDFFYGLAEVRDRLRESGVTWPKPLPEAEVGTVRVKIGLPAMLRRGVIMDVTSVEQAQIAEEAGAVGVMVLDKLPYDVRKAGGVARMADVKVIEEVMSHITIPVSAKVRIGHYYEAVILQEIGVDLIDESEVLTPVDEQHHINKWAFAVPFVNGCRELCEALRRISEGASMIRSKGEAGTGNVSEAVKHFKALYGAIEELSAALRTGDEERIRDYARRCQAPIELAALTARLGRLPVVTFAAGGIATPADAALMMWLGADGIFVGSGIFKSQDPRERAEAIVLAAAYWDDPEKVVEAQRMVSEKSAMMGIDVKTLKPEELLQTRGV
- the pdxT gene encoding pyridoxal 5'-phosphate synthase glutaminase subunit PdxT — encoded protein: MKAGVLALQGDVEEHIQAFRKAAQELGRSVEVVQVKRPQDLREIAVLAIPGGESTTIGALARRTGLLDALRDAIKGGLPTLGTCAGAIFLAKEVRDSVVGETKQPILGLMDIAVVRNAFGRQRESFEVDLREEGIGALKAVFIRAPAFTKAWGSARLAAPLKHPELGQIYAAAFQGHMVATAFHPELSTTAVHRYMLNLAKT